A portion of the Halococcus salifodinae DSM 8989 genome contains these proteins:
- a CDS encoding sulfatase, producing MSRPNIVVLVMDTARATTVFDGIEEGVLPNLGALAADGTTFTNCMTTAPWTLPSHASMFTGQYTSEHLAHTGTKRFDPDVEPLPKRLSTQGYRTVAYSNNTWISPDFGFDAGFDDFYVRWQLLERGQDLAAIAKSDDIRDALGKLWRAMDADAPYTLVNSLWGLYLDLFSHDDDGAKRTTDRLTTWLDHHNADQPFFMFANYVEPHLRYDPPEPYRTQYLSGGTPTAEDVNQDPWKYITGEVSMSEADFDVLKELYAAELAYLDTQLGALFDHLREIGEYERTVVVVVGDHGENIGEHDLMDHQYCLYDTLLRVPLFIHDPGQRMTAESVDSLVELRDIFPTILDFAGVERPENGTISSNSLLDTDQRERDYIVAEYLEPQPSMSALRKQLDDPVEPEQYDRALRCIRTNDWKFIEGTDGKHELYDLGHDEGERRNVIHDHQDKADALHDRLQSEHGEFRRKQARNAAEMDASTEQRLEDLGYIQ from the coding sequence ATGAGCCGTCCTAACATCGTCGTATTGGTGATGGATACGGCGCGGGCGACAACCGTGTTCGATGGTATTGAAGAAGGGGTCCTCCCGAATCTCGGCGCTCTAGCTGCGGACGGAACGACGTTCACCAACTGTATGACAACGGCTCCGTGGACGCTCCCCTCACACGCATCGATGTTCACGGGTCAGTACACCTCGGAGCATCTGGCCCACACGGGAACGAAGCGATTTGATCCGGATGTCGAGCCACTTCCAAAAAGGCTCAGCACACAGGGATATCGAACGGTTGCATACTCGAACAACACGTGGATCAGTCCGGATTTCGGTTTCGATGCCGGATTCGACGACTTCTATGTACGGTGGCAGCTGCTCGAACGCGGCCAGGACCTCGCTGCGATCGCAAAATCGGACGACATCCGTGATGCGCTCGGAAAGTTGTGGAGAGCGATGGATGCCGATGCACCGTATACGCTCGTGAACAGTCTCTGGGGTCTCTATCTCGATCTGTTTTCGCACGACGACGACGGAGCAAAACGAACGACGGATCGGCTAACAACGTGGCTCGACCACCACAATGCTGACCAGCCCTTTTTCATGTTTGCCAATTACGTCGAGCCGCACTTGCGCTATGATCCACCGGAACCGTATCGGACGCAGTATCTGTCTGGTGGCACACCAACTGCTGAAGACGTAAATCAAGACCCATGGAAGTATATCACCGGCGAAGTTTCGATGTCTGAGGCGGATTTCGACGTTCTCAAAGAGCTCTATGCCGCAGAACTCGCGTATCTCGACACACAACTCGGCGCGCTGTTCGACCATCTGCGTGAAATCGGTGAATACGAACGAACGGTCGTGGTCGTCGTCGGCGATCACGGCGAAAACATCGGCGAGCACGATCTCATGGATCACCAGTACTGCCTCTACGACACGTTGCTTCGAGTGCCGCTGTTCATCCACGACCCGGGCCAACGTATGACCGCTGAAAGCGTCGATTCACTCGTAGAACTACGTGATATATTCCCGACTATTCTCGATTTCGCCGGAGTGGAACGTCCCGAGAACGGGACGATTTCCTCGAATAGCCTGCTCGACACCGATCAACGTGAACGCGACTATATTGTCGCGGAATATCTCGAACCCCAACCCTCTATGTCCGCGCTCCGCAAACAACTCGACGATCCAGTCGAACCCGAACAGTACGACCGGGCACTGCGGTGTATCCGAACAAACGACTGGAAGTTCATCGAAGGAACAGATGGAAAGCACGAGCTATACGATCTCGGCCATGACGAGGGTGAACGACGAAACGTCATTCACGACCACCAGGACAAGGCGGACGCTCTCCATGATCGCCTCCAATCCGAGCATGGTGAGTTTCGACGAAAACAAGCCCGGAACGCCGCGGAGATGGACGCCAGCACCGAACAGCGACTTGAGGACCTCGGATATATTCAATAA
- a CDS encoding alkaline phosphatase family protein gives MSDDRTLLIGLDGLDWSEIDPWISDGSLSNISQIENIGSARNLASTHPPWTPCAWPSLLSGQNPGKHGVFDFFTRDGYDKRLIERPDVDAPYLFEAADAHDRTSLVVNYPVTHPASRLDNGAVVPGYLAREDASFYPEHLREEYENEHGEYRIYPDYGTDDDAVAEYVDVARCRRDMARFLDERYDWDLMAVQFQVTDSVFHDLDDRDEIRRVLENIDEFVGDIIDLGDDDATVLIASDHGMGDYDWTFYANSWLAENGYCETTTGDTQYFRQAKDGLKGTDKDSTEGSVLETAIETAASTASAAGLSPQRIHHGLSRVGLADVVERLLPEDALVAAQNQVVDYPNSTAFQLYFNSLGIHLNVEDRDPAGTIPQEEYEEVRAGLIEKLEHVRDPNGELVFDAVRPRENVYEGEHLEDAPDIALFPRDYRYDVSGSILDMFRRYPHKNHKPEGILLSNRPLNVDGQAEIYDIAPTVAAALGIPVDANTDGEVLLDKKEIVERENWDERCDEYANEQSGEDSSSVEDRLSDLGYME, from the coding sequence ATGTCTGATGACCGTACACTCCTTATTGGTTTGGATGGGCTTGATTGGTCAGAAATTGATCCATGGATTAGTGATGGATCTTTATCAAATATAAGCCAAATCGAGAATATAGGAAGTGCGAGAAATCTTGCCAGCACTCACCCACCATGGACGCCCTGCGCCTGGCCATCGCTCCTCAGCGGCCAAAACCCCGGCAAGCACGGCGTGTTCGACTTCTTCACCCGAGATGGCTACGACAAGCGCCTCATCGAACGTCCCGATGTCGATGCACCATATCTGTTCGAGGCAGCGGACGCCCACGATCGCACATCACTCGTGGTCAACTATCCGGTGACACACCCCGCTTCACGACTCGACAACGGCGCGGTAGTGCCCGGCTATCTCGCCCGCGAAGACGCCTCCTTCTACCCAGAACATCTCCGAGAGGAGTACGAAAACGAACACGGCGAGTATCGGATCTACCCCGATTATGGAACGGATGACGATGCGGTAGCGGAGTACGTCGATGTCGCCCGATGCCGTCGTGATATGGCGCGTTTTCTCGATGAGCGCTACGACTGGGATCTGATGGCTGTTCAGTTTCAGGTGACGGACTCCGTCTTCCATGATCTCGATGACCGCGACGAAATCCGACGTGTTCTCGAAAACATCGACGAATTCGTCGGCGATATTATCGATCTCGGTGATGACGATGCCACCGTTTTGATCGCGTCCGATCACGGCATGGGCGACTACGACTGGACGTTCTATGCGAATTCGTGGCTGGCGGAAAACGGCTACTGTGAGACAACGACAGGAGACACCCAGTATTTCCGCCAAGCAAAAGACGGTCTGAAAGGGACGGACAAAGACTCGACAGAAGGTAGCGTCCTCGAAACAGCTATCGAAACTGCTGCCTCGACCGCCTCGGCAGCAGGACTCTCACCACAACGAATCCACCACGGTCTCTCTAGAGTCGGACTTGCGGATGTCGTTGAGCGTCTTCTGCCGGAAGATGCTCTCGTCGCCGCTCAGAACCAAGTCGTCGACTATCCGAACTCGACAGCGTTCCAACTCTATTTCAACAGCCTCGGCATCCACCTGAACGTCGAGGACCGCGATCCCGCGGGGACGATACCACAGGAAGAATACGAGGAGGTGCGGGCGGGACTTATCGAGAAGCTCGAACATGTACGTGATCCGAACGGAGAATTGGTCTTCGATGCAGTACGTCCTCGGGAAAATGTATACGAAGGCGAACATCTCGAAGATGCACCCGACATCGCGCTGTTCCCGCGGGACTATCGGTACGATGTCAGTGGGTCGATTCTCGATATGTTCAGACGGTACCCCCACAAGAATCACAAACCAGAAGGGATTCTCCTCTCGAATAGGCCACTCAATGTCGATGGACAGGCCGAGATCTACGATATCGCACCGACTGTTGCAGCAGCGCTGGGCATCCCGGTAGATGCTAACACCGATGGCGAGGTCCTTCTCGATAAAAAAGAAATAGTTGAGCGAGAGAACTGGGACGAGAGGTGTGATGAGTACGCCAACGAACAATCTGGTGAAGATTCATCCAGTGTCGAAGATCGGCTTTCGGATCTCGGTTACATGGAGTAA
- a CDS encoding glycosyltransferase, whose translation MRIAMLQDDWWPRTGGGPVHVKELSITLAEEFDHSIDIYTRALVKDGVSHTGIQTFADGAVRLHRLKPSTEYWNARGRIASMGAPIPHLLSEDFDIVHGHTFLPAVPTRAAGALTDAATVFTVHGTALTSGTGRDESALAPIKRQIERQFVLGFDYDNVISVNTEHIGLLNEHHTDVSCVPNGVDIDRFDVETEQRDEILFLGRLAPKKRVSDLIEAYEQVSDEFPETDLVIVGSGPKRSELDDLVETLGVSDRVRFEGRVSDEAIPRYYRWARLFVLPSVWEGHPLTLLEAWAAETPVVASDVEGITEFVEHGETGHLVPSKSPDELADGLRYALSNPATAEQWATNAHDLVERDYSWEGVAERTNRIYEQIIFGSSDG comes from the coding sequence ATGCGGATCGCCATGCTCCAAGACGACTGGTGGCCGCGGACGGGCGGTGGACCAGTCCACGTCAAGGAACTCTCGATCACACTCGCGGAGGAGTTCGATCACTCTATCGACATCTACACGCGGGCGTTAGTCAAGGATGGGGTCTCTCATACGGGTATACAAACATTTGCAGACGGTGCTGTTCGACTTCACCGTCTTAAACCCTCAACGGAATATTGGAACGCCAGAGGTCGCATTGCATCGATGGGAGCGCCGATTCCGCATCTTCTCTCGGAGGATTTCGATATCGTCCACGGACATACGTTTCTCCCGGCGGTTCCGACAAGAGCGGCGGGCGCACTCACTGACGCCGCGACCGTCTTTACGGTTCATGGGACTGCGCTCACCTCCGGGACTGGTCGTGATGAGTCAGCACTTGCTCCAATCAAACGCCAAATCGAACGGCAGTTCGTGCTCGGATTCGATTACGACAACGTCATCTCGGTCAACACTGAGCATATCGGTTTGTTGAACGAGCATCACACAGATGTGTCGTGTGTCCCGAACGGCGTTGATATCGACCGGTTCGATGTCGAGACCGAACAACGCGACGAAATTCTCTTCCTCGGTCGTCTCGCACCCAAAAAGCGAGTCAGTGATCTCATCGAAGCGTACGAGCAAGTGAGCGACGAGTTCCCGGAAACAGATCTCGTAATCGTCGGCTCCGGACCGAAGCGAAGCGAATTGGATGACCTCGTTGAAACACTTGGGGTCAGTGACCGCGTTCGTTTCGAGGGACGCGTATCGGACGAGGCGATACCTCGCTACTATCGCTGGGCACGACTGTTCGTCCTGCCATCAGTCTGGGAGGGGCATCCACTGACGTTGTTGGAGGCGTGGGCAGCCGAAACGCCAGTGGTGGCGAGTGATGTCGAAGGCATCACGGAGTTCGTCGAGCATGGAGAGACGGGCCATCTCGTTCCATCCAAATCTCCGGACGAACTCGCGGACGGTCTTCGATACGCCCTCTCGAATCCCGCCACCGCAGAACAGTGGGCGACAAATGCTCACGACCTCGTTGAGAGGGATTACTCTTGGGAAGGTGTCGCAGAACGCACTAATCGAATCTACGAGCAAATCATCTTTGGTTCGTCGGACGGGTAG
- a CDS encoding sulfatase gives MSEWEHVILLSADALRADHLSCYGYQRTTSPVLDDLAAESLRFTRAYSASSHTREAVPALLTGEYPDVAVDENYRLATETVATTLSEEGFATGGFHSNPFVSRAYGFDRGFDTFDDDLHLGQHRLVALAQRALDKLRNRHYARATEINERSLDWIDSLAEGQPFFLWNHYMDTHGPYEPPAEYARTYLDRPVSDKDAQSLYQRAIADPDSITDDEREQLIDLYDAEIRYNDAQIGAFLDALRERDVLERSLVIVTADHGDAFGEHGYYEHPRYLHEELTHVPLLVRPPGGTGEVVSTPVSTLDIVATIEDELEMEIPSERASLLDPPAGERSVFQQARREDEDAHLRRYALRAETGSCFCERDRQTDAVEFVGATERSLRSALDSHVERRIRRENGTQSEASATADDEIERRLSALGYKE, from the coding sequence ATGAGTGAGTGGGAGCACGTGATTCTGTTGTCGGCCGACGCGCTGCGTGCGGATCATCTCTCCTGCTATGGCTACCAGCGGACGACCTCGCCCGTACTTGACGACCTCGCGGCGGAGTCGCTTCGATTCACCCGCGCCTACAGCGCGAGTTCGCACACGCGCGAGGCAGTACCGGCGCTACTCACCGGCGAGTATCCGGATGTCGCCGTCGACGAAAACTATCGGCTCGCCACCGAGACAGTCGCGACGACGCTTTCGGAGGAAGGGTTTGCGACCGGAGGGTTCCATTCGAACCCGTTCGTCTCCCGGGCGTACGGTTTCGATCGCGGGTTCGATACGTTCGACGACGACCTCCACCTCGGCCAGCACCGGCTCGTGGCACTCGCCCAGCGGGCGCTCGACAAGCTCCGGAATCGCCACTACGCTCGTGCCACGGAGATCAACGAGCGGTCGCTCGACTGGATCGACTCGCTTGCGGAGGGCCAGCCGTTCTTCCTGTGGAACCACTATATGGACACTCACGGTCCGTACGAGCCACCCGCCGAGTACGCCCGGACGTATCTCGATCGGCCGGTGTCCGATAAGGATGCACAGTCGCTCTACCAGCGGGCGATAGCGGACCCGGACTCGATCACCGACGACGAGCGCGAGCAGTTGATCGACCTCTACGACGCCGAGATTCGGTACAATGACGCGCAGATCGGGGCGTTTCTCGATGCGCTCCGCGAGCGCGATGTGCTGGAGCGCTCGCTGGTGATCGTGACGGCCGACCACGGCGACGCTTTCGGCGAGCACGGCTACTACGAACATCCACGCTACCTCCACGAAGAGTTGACGCACGTGCCACTGTTGGTGCGCCCGCCCGGCGGAACCGGTGAGGTGGTGTCGACGCCGGTGAGCACGCTCGACATCGTGGCAACGATCGAGGACGAACTGGAGATGGAGATACCGTCGGAGCGGGCATCGTTGCTCGATCCGCCCGCTGGCGAGCGGTCGGTGTTCCAGCAGGCGCGTAGGGAGGACGAGGATGCTCATCTGCGACGGTACGCCCTCCGGGCCGAGACGGGGAGCTGTTTCTGCGAGCGGGACCGACAAACCGATGCGGTTGAGTTTGTCGGGGCAACCGAGCGCTCGCTGCGCAGCGCACTCGATTCGCACGTCGAACGTCGGATTCGACGCGAGAACGGGACACAGAGCGAAGCGAGTGCAACGGCCGACGACGAGATCGAACGGCGACTGAGTGCATTAGGGTATAAGGAGTAG
- a CDS encoding glycosyltransferase family 4 protein — MRIAFVSNVVHPFVKGGAQKRIHEIGTRLAADGHEVTVYGRQFWDGPDEITHEGLTLRAVAPAADLYTDDRRSITEAIDFAARLARPLHQRLAANDHDLVVASVFPYFPVLASKLAALGTNTPLVTTWHEVWRDYWESYLGGAAPFGKAIEYVTARLPQQPIAVSGITADRLAEIGPSRESIDVVPNGIDIERIQSAPLPEAHGYASYDILFAGRLIEDKNVALLLDAFDAVADRTDATLGIIGDGPEAERLQQQAQRLDHADRIDFLGFLDEYDHVLGYMRGARVFASPSTREGFGITCAEAMAADCTVIAADHPESAASEVLGDAGMLVQPERAALATALGEALAGERPISNPQERAAEYDWESVAIRAETTYEKALQQHTD, encoded by the coding sequence GTGAGAATCGCGTTCGTCTCGAACGTCGTGCATCCGTTCGTCAAAGGCGGTGCGCAAAAGCGCATCCACGAGATCGGCACCCGACTCGCTGCCGACGGCCACGAGGTCACCGTCTACGGTCGCCAGTTCTGGGACGGTCCCGACGAAATCACCCATGAGGGTCTTACCCTCCGTGCGGTCGCGCCCGCGGCCGACCTCTACACCGACGATCGGCGCTCGATCACCGAGGCGATCGACTTCGCCGCCCGACTCGCGCGCCCGCTCCACCAACGGCTCGCCGCAAACGACCACGATCTCGTGGTCGCCTCCGTCTTTCCGTACTTCCCGGTGCTCGCTTCAAAGCTCGCGGCGCTCGGCACCAACACACCGCTGGTGACGACGTGGCACGAGGTCTGGCGCGATTACTGGGAGTCGTACCTCGGCGGCGCGGCTCCCTTCGGCAAGGCGATCGAATACGTCACTGCCCGCCTCCCCCAGCAACCGATCGCCGTCTCGGGGATCACCGCTGACCGCCTCGCCGAGATCGGTCCCTCGCGAGAGTCCATCGATGTGGTTCCAAACGGGATCGACATTGAGCGCATCCAGTCCGCACCGCTGCCCGAAGCTCACGGCTACGCTTCCTACGATATCCTGTTCGCCGGCCGGTTGATCGAAGACAAAAACGTCGCGCTACTGCTCGATGCGTTCGATGCGGTGGCCGATCGCACCGACGCAACGCTTGGGATCATCGGTGACGGACCGGAAGCCGAGCGGCTCCAGCAGCAGGCCCAACGGCTGGATCATGCGGACCGGATCGACTTTCTCGGGTTCTTGGACGAATACGATCACGTTCTCGGATATATGCGTGGAGCACGCGTGTTCGCCTCGCCGTCGACTCGCGAGGGCTTCGGGATCACCTGTGCCGAGGCAATGGCCGCCGACTGTACTGTGATCGCCGCCGACCACCCCGAATCCGCCGCGAGCGAAGTCCTCGGCGATGCTGGAATGCTGGTCCAGCCCGAGAGAGCCGCGCTTGCCACGGCGCTTGGAGAAGCACTCGCTGGCGAGCGGCCGATCTCAAACCCACAAGAGCGTGCAGCCGAGTACGACTGGGAATCAGTCGCCATCCGGGCCGAGACAACCTATGAGAAAGCACTGCAACAGCACACTGATTGA